Proteins encoded within one genomic window of Helicobacter sp. 'house sparrow 1':
- the queC gene encoding 7-cyano-7-deazaguanine synthase QueC: MDRCLVIFSGGQDSTTVAGWAKKKFDDVFLLGFNYGQKHKVELEQAEIIAKKLDLPLKLICIDFLNQISESALFANNSQDVNQPHIANKKLPASFVPNRNALFITLAHSFAQKINANHLAIGVSEQDYSGYPDCRKEFIESIENTLNLGAQTQIKIHTPLIAMTKAEEFKLAKELGILEVVLEDSHTCYEGVRTQRHPWGYGCSKCNACILRKNAYEIFLSQ; encoded by the coding sequence ATGGATAGATGTTTAGTGATTTTTAGCGGGGGTCAAGATAGCACCACGGTAGCGGGGTGGGCTAAAAAAAAGTTTGATGATGTATTTTTGCTTGGATTTAATTATGGGCAAAAACACAAAGTAGAATTAGAGCAAGCAGAAATTATTGCAAAAAAGCTAGATTTACCCCTTAAGCTTATTTGTATTGATTTTTTAAATCAAATTAGCGAATCTGCTCTTTTTGCAAATAATTCTCAAGATGTCAATCAACCCCATATCGCCAATAAAAAACTTCCTGCTTCTTTTGTGCCAAACCGCAATGCATTATTTATTACTTTGGCTCATAGCTTTGCACAAAAGATAAATGCAAATCATCTTGCCATTGGGGTATCAGAACAAGATTATAGCGGATATCCTGATTGTAGAAAAGAATTTATAGAAAGCATTGAAAATACTCTAAATTTAGGGGCACAAACCCAAATTAAAATCCATACTCCCTTGATTGCGATGACAAAAGCAGAAGAATTTAAACTCGCAAAAGAATTGGGAATCTTAGAGGTTGTTTTAGAAGATTCTCATACCTGTTATGAGGGAGTAAGAACACAAAGGCATCCCTGGGGTTATGGTTGCAGTAAGTGCAATGCTTGTATTTTGCGTAAGAATGCTTATGAAATATTTTTATCTCAATAA
- a CDS encoding tRNA dihydrouridine synthase yields the protein MQICFDNLLMLAPLAGYTDLPFRSVVKQFGVDITVSEMISSHALVYSNAKTLRMVEKSPQETPYSVQISGSKIEIITKAVECLNTIDGIDIIDFNCGCPAPKVANHGNGSALLKDLPLLVKILNTIKEVSNKPYSSVKVRLGFDKKIPIEIANALKDADVDFVVVHGRTRADGYKKDKIDYESIAKIKSILNIPVIANGEITNYEIANRVLNQTGADGLMIGRAAISMPWIFWQIKNKTTEIPPIIKKELVLKHFDAMVDFYGDRGVIMFRKNLHAYAKGHQEASTYRNQVNNISDAKEMRESIERFFETHLLIQDELPQLVTLNKKSM from the coding sequence ATGCAAATTTGTTTTGATAATCTTTTAATGCTAGCTCCTCTAGCAGGCTATACAGATTTGCCCTTTAGGAGTGTGGTAAAACAATTTGGTGTGGATATTACAGTAAGTGAGATGATAAGCTCTCATGCTCTTGTTTATTCCAATGCCAAAACCCTAAGAATGGTTGAAAAATCACCACAAGAAACTCCCTATTCTGTGCAAATTTCTGGTTCAAAAATTGAAATTATTACAAAGGCAGTAGAATGCCTTAATACTATTGATGGTATTGATATTATTGACTTTAATTGTGGCTGTCCTGCACCAAAAGTAGCAAACCATGGAAATGGAAGTGCTTTACTTAAAGACTTACCCCTGCTTGTAAAGATTCTAAATACAATTAAAGAGGTAAGTAATAAACCCTATAGTAGCGTGAAAGTTAGGCTTGGATTTGATAAAAAAATCCCCATTGAGATTGCAAATGCATTAAAAGATGCAGATGTTGATTTTGTGGTAGTCCATGGGCGCACAAGGGCAGATGGTTATAAAAAAGATAAGATAGATTATGAAAGTATTGCAAAGATAAAATCCATTTTAAATATCCCTGTGATTGCAAATGGTGAAATTACAAACTATGAGATAGCAAATAGGGTCTTAAATCAAACGGGTGCGGATGGATTGATGATAGGAAGGGCTGCTATTAGTATGCCCTGGATTTTTTGGCAGATTAAAAATAAAACTACAGAAATACCTCCTATCATTAAAAAAGAATTAGTTTTAAAACATTTTGATGCAATGGTAGATTTTTATGGAGATCGTGGTGTGATTATGTTTCGAAAGAATTTGCATGCCTATGCAAAAGGGCATCAAGAAGCAAGCACTTATCGCAATCAAGTCAATAATATTTCTGATGCTAAAGAAATGCGAGAAAGTATTGAAAGGTTTTTTGAAACTCATCTTTTGATCCAAGATGAGTTGCCACAACTTGTAACACTAAACAAAAAGAGTATGTAG
- a CDS encoding outer membrane beta-barrel protein yields the protein MKKKLFSFIFFYFSFLSFVFGIENNLFVGFGAGFGSALKTDFSQIITKDNNSCEGGVCIGGESFGRYKGHSSPTFRFIFGDEAVFDKLHISGLRIYGGIEVSQASLGSLEGKATTKAPRDENFQTITGDNNGTPIISSVNMLSPRTQQQFLLGNAVMTTFSLNLDFFANLPLDYFFSKKWANFPFMKLGVFAGFGVEVSLLKSNYWVNESFYGNQEDAFYASGNGLFLNLGGQLYLSKNDRLEVGVKIPYYYLKHTSWNSVNETTNIWAEQTLKQSFEIQKNLEIRVAYTFYF from the coding sequence GTGAAAAAAAAACTATTTTCTTTTATTTTTTTCTACTTTAGTTTTTTAAGTTTTGTTTTTGGTATTGAAAATAATCTTTTTGTGGGATTTGGAGCTGGATTTGGTAGCGCTTTAAAAACAGATTTTTCACAAATTATCACAAAAGATAATAATAGTTGTGAGGGCGGTGTGTGTATTGGTGGAGAATCTTTTGGGAGATACAAAGGTCATAGTAGCCCCACTTTTAGATTTATTTTTGGAGATGAAGCAGTTTTTGATAAATTACATATATCAGGTCTTAGAATCTATGGAGGCATAGAAGTCTCTCAAGCATCACTAGGAAGTCTAGAAGGCAAAGCAACCACTAAAGCCCCTAGAGATGAAAATTTTCAAACAATTACAGGAGATAATAATGGCACCCCCATTATCTCATCTGTTAATATGCTAAGTCCAAGAACCCAACAGCAATTTTTATTAGGCAATGCAGTTATGACTACCTTTAGTCTCAATCTTGACTTCTTTGCCAACCTACCTCTTGATTATTTTTTTTCAAAAAAATGGGCAAATTTTCCATTTATGAAACTTGGTGTTTTTGCTGGATTTGGTGTAGAAGTTAGTTTGCTTAAAAGTAATTATTGGGTTAATGAATCTTTTTATGGCAATCAAGAGGATGCATTTTATGCCTCTGGGAATGGATTGTTTTTAAATTTGGGAGGACAGCTCTATCTTAGCAAAAATGATCGCCTAGAAGTTGGGGTAAAAATTCCTTATTATTATCTCAAACACACTTCTTGGAATAGTGTTAATGAAACTACAAATATTTGGGCAGAACAAACCCTAAAACAAAGCTTTGAGATTCAAAAGAATTTAGAAATAAGAGTTGCTTATACATTTTATTTTTAG
- a CDS encoding apolipoprotein N-acyltransferase, with amino-acid sequence MKGIQLDFLKKQAQVFCLAFVFSLPILSGAFFLSFELQKTYIIFNSFFALCALLALIKVPKKTRFYFGFYTGVLLFYWISLSFRFSPMPWLMPLIILAVASIYGVIFTFLLWFENIFFRCFSVFILGFIHPFYFDWLFVESFFAYSIFGVDKISLFCILVALVLFLTQEGRKKTLAVLFLFIATLQTDFKTAYNSPLQIQLVHTSIPQKIRWDQTSFNEIVRKNFEMIKQAKEDLKEMIIFPETAFPTLLNQDLFLLKELKEQSRDITIVAGGLRADNQQVFNSTYIFNQGKVEIIDKVVLAPFGEKIPLPDFLAKPLQKIFFNTTEGFVSAEKPKDFKVKNFVFRNAICYEGTSSIIYKDKPKYVVVISNNAWFDPSIEPFFQQILLKYYARISKSLILHSANSSNSMIISPSLF; translated from the coding sequence ATGAAGGGTATTCAACTGGATTTTTTAAAAAAACAAGCTCAGGTATTTTGCCTAGCTTTTGTTTTTAGTTTGCCTATATTAAGTGGAGCATTTTTTTTAAGTTTTGAGCTTCAAAAGACTTATATTATTTTTAATAGTTTTTTTGCACTTTGTGCATTACTTGCGTTGATAAAAGTTCCAAAAAAAACACGCTTTTATTTTGGTTTTTATACTGGAGTTCTTCTATTTTATTGGATATCTTTAAGCTTTAGATTCTCTCCTATGCCTTGGCTAATGCCTTTGATTATCCTAGCAGTAGCATCTATTTATGGTGTTATTTTTACTTTTCTTTTGTGGTTTGAAAATATATTTTTTCGGTGCTTTAGTGTTTTTATCTTAGGATTTATACACCCATTTTATTTTGATTGGCTTTTTGTGGAATCTTTTTTTGCTTATAGTATTTTTGGCGTGGATAAAATTAGCTTGTTTTGTATTCTGGTTGCTTTAGTTTTATTTTTAACTCAAGAAGGAAGAAAAAAAACTCTTGCAGTGTTATTTCTTTTTATTGCAACCCTCCAAACTGATTTTAAAACTGCTTACAATTCTCCTTTGCAAATTCAATTAGTTCATACTTCAATCCCCCAAAAAATCAGATGGGATCAAACAAGTTTCAATGAGATTGTGCGAAAAAATTTTGAAATGATTAAGCAGGCTAAAGAAGATTTAAAAGAAATGATTATTTTTCCAGAAACAGCTTTTCCCACACTTCTTAATCAAGATTTATTTTTACTCAAAGAACTAAAAGAGCAAAGTAGGGATATTACAATTGTTGCAGGAGGATTGCGTGCGGATAATCAGCAAGTTTTTAATTCTACTTATATTTTTAATCAAGGCAAAGTAGAGATTATTGATAAGGTGGTATTAGCACCTTTTGGGGAGAAGATTCCACTCCCAGATTTTTTGGCAAAGCCTTTGCAAAAAATTTTTTTCAACACAACAGAGGGATTTGTATCTGCAGAAAAACCAAAGGATTTTAAGGTTAAAAACTTTGTCTTTAGAAATGCGATTTGTTATGAGGGAACCTCAAGTATTATTTATAAAGATAAGCCAAAATATGTGGTGGTAATCAGCAATAATGCTTGGTTTGATCCTAGCATAGAGCCATTTTTTCAGCAAATTTTATTGAAATACTATGCTAGAATCTCAAAATCTTTGATTTTGCATAGTGCAAACTCTTCAAATTCTATGATCATTTCTCCAAGCCTATTTTAA
- a CDS encoding ABC transporter ATP-binding protein, which yields MMILRARNLTHSFEHLLYENLNFELEASQSMAILGVSGSGKSSILNHLSTMLPPNKGKIDLCGKEDVYALSKQELLKIRRYDLGIIFQSHYLLRGFSAQENLKIATLLAETLIDEEVLQALQIKDVLSQNIGSLSGGQQQRVSIARVLCKRPKIIFADEPTGNLDSQTAKSVMDKIFEYIKKNHSALILATHDEELARRCDFVYRLKDKKLVQEN from the coding sequence ATAATGATTTTAAGAGCAAGAAACCTTACACATAGTTTTGAACATTTATTGTATGAGAATCTAAACTTTGAGCTTGAAGCTTCCCAATCTATGGCAATTTTAGGAGTAAGTGGAAGTGGAAAATCAAGCATATTAAACCATCTCTCCACAATGCTACCTCCCAATAAGGGAAAAATCGATCTTTGTGGCAAAGAGGATGTTTATGCTTTATCTAAGCAAGAGCTTTTAAAAATTAGACGCTATGATTTAGGGATTATTTTCCAATCCCATTATCTACTTAGAGGTTTTAGTGCGCAAGAGAATTTAAAAATTGCCACTTTGCTTGCAGAGACTTTGATTGATGAGGAGGTATTGCAAGCTTTACAAATAAAGGATGTTCTATCTCAAAATATAGGAAGCTTAAGTGGAGGACAACAACAGAGGGTTTCTATTGCTAGGGTTTTATGCAAAAGACCAAAGATAATTTTTGCAGATGAACCTACAGGAAATTTAGATTCTCAAACTGCAAAAAGCGTAATGGATAAGATTTTTGAATATATTAAGAAAAATCATTCTGCATTGATTCTAGCAACACATGATGAAGAATTAGCAAGGCGCTGTGATTTTGTATATCGACTTAAGGATAAAAAGCTGGTGCAAGAGAACTAA
- a CDS encoding SPOR domain-containing protein has protein sequence MEEKDFNELLFEEKKNPKNVKNVIIGAIGIVVVLTIALLVWSFTKNSHNNIIEQTQNTQTEHIADEFQDSSKDLSDNFNSDDRFEQILQDVRQEAKNANQHPSLDQDLLQNHQNHISQAPSDQELASPSQDSVDNQLQAALDLKDEPKEIMMHHEEMDKKPIQVEKKAVEHKPQKQHKVQKKAAAKSGSVATKGSYLQVGVFSKQPSKELLNMLKKHSYRTQEIIINDQKLTKYLVGPFKSRSEASRYKESHSELKHSVYFEIK, from the coding sequence ATGGAAGAAAAAGATTTTAATGAGTTATTATTTGAGGAGAAAAAAAATCCAAAAAATGTAAAAAATGTCATCATAGGAGCAATTGGCATTGTAGTAGTTCTGACTATTGCTCTATTAGTATGGTCTTTTACAAAAAATTCTCACAACAATATTATTGAGCAAACACAAAATACTCAAACAGAACATATTGCAGATGAGTTTCAAGACTCCTCAAAAGATTTAAGTGATAATTTTAATAGCGATGATCGTTTTGAGCAGATCTTACAAGATGTAAGACAAGAGGCAAAAAATGCAAACCAACATCCATCACTAGATCAAGACCTTTTACAAAATCATCAAAATCATATATCTCAGGCACCTTCTGATCAAGAATTAGCTTCTCCATCTCAAGATTCTGTAGATAACCAGCTTCAAGCAGCACTAGATCTAAAAGATGAGCCAAAAGAAATAATGATGCATCACGAAGAAATGGATAAAAAACCAATTCAGGTAGAAAAAAAAGCTGTAGAACATAAACCACAAAAACAACACAAGGTTCAAAAAAAAGCTGCAGCTAAATCAGGCTCTGTTGCAACAAAAGGTTCTTATCTGCAAGTTGGGGTATTTAGCAAACAACCAAGCAAAGAATTACTCAATATGCTTAAAAAACATTCTTATAGAACCCAAGAAATCATTATCAATGATCAAAAGCTTACAAAATATCTTGTTGGTCCATTTAAATCAAGATCTGAGGCAAGTAGATATAAGGAATCTCATTCAGAATTGAAGCATTCTGTTTATTTTGAAATAAAATAA
- a CDS encoding sulfite exporter TauE/SafE family protein: protein MEFLLIIIGFCSGMISGLFGLGGGTLIVPLMLSFGMGIQHSIGISVVQMIFASLFGSILNLKNKTFEIKEGVILGLGGLVGASFSGIVLGFISDFLLTFLFLLVIIYSFLKFLMKKDNPEDKKLETNQHKKIVLFLAGSLTGVFAISLGIGGGLLIVPILGYYLGYNTKKSTALSLFFIIFSSISGSISLFVNHIINLEVIQKGSIIGIASLVGVSVGIYLVQRISLKIHKVFLLIMYTFSMSLTTFHLLERL, encoded by the coding sequence ATGGAATTCTTATTAATTATCATAGGGTTTTGTTCGGGTATGATTTCTGGTCTATTTGGTTTGGGAGGTGGCACACTGATTGTTCCTTTGATGCTTAGTTTTGGAATGGGAATACAACATTCTATTGGTATTTCTGTAGTGCAGATGATTTTTGCCTCTTTATTTGGAAGTATTTTAAATTTAAAAAATAAAACTTTTGAGATAAAAGAGGGCGTGATACTGGGTTTGGGAGGATTAGTAGGAGCTAGTTTTAGTGGTATTGTTTTAGGTTTCATTAGTGATTTTCTCCTTACTTTTTTATTTTTGCTTGTGATTATTTATTCTTTTTTGAAATTTTTAATGAAAAAAGATAATCCAGAAGATAAGAAACTTGAAACAAATCAACATAAAAAAATAGTTTTGTTTTTAGCAGGTTCTTTAACAGGAGTTTTTGCAATTTCTTTGGGTATAGGTGGAGGATTGCTGATTGTTCCAATTTTAGGGTATTACTTGGGGTATAATACAAAAAAATCCACAGCTCTATCATTGTTTTTTATCATCTTTTCTTCCATATCAGGAAGTATTTCTCTTTTTGTAAATCATATTATTAATCTGGAGGTAATACAGAAAGGATCCATCATTGGTATTGCTTCATTAGTGGGTGTAAGTGTTGGAATTTATCTTGTGCAAAGAATTAGTTTAAAGATTCATAAAGTCTTTTTACTGATAATGTATACCTTTTCAATGAGTTTGACAACTTTTCATCTTTTAGAAAGGCTCTAA
- the lysS gene encoding lysine--tRNA ligase, with protein MFENQYIKQRLLKVQTLKDLNYNPYSNQAKKTISNKDFSQKFEYLKNQEEKRDTDNNFYVVGRVKLLRMMGKACFVNIEDESGNLQIYISQNDIKEQFDILKKTLEVGDFINVCGFPFVTKTGELSLYALEYKLLTKSIVPLPEKFHGLTDIELRYRQRYVDLIMNREVKETFKLRSQIISKVRKFFEEKGFLEVETPMLHPIPGGANARPFITHHNALDADRYLRIAPELYLKRLIVGGFEAVFEMNRNFRNEGMDHSHNPEFTMIEFYWAYKTYEDLIKLTKEFFIYLLDSLNLEHKITYGNYEIDFDHFEVIGFKDALEKIGGIQREIIESEEKLRDFLVKNQIKIEPQMGYGKLLGEAFDAFVEEKLINPTFITQYPIDISPLARRNDNDYQIADRFELFIGGREISNGFSELNDPIDQLERFKQQVKEKEAGDEEAQYMDEDYVWALGYGMPPTAGQGIGIDRLVMLLTNAKTIKDVILFPAMKIVKSDSEDDSSIL; from the coding sequence ATGTTTGAAAATCAATATATTAAACAAAGACTTCTTAAGGTACAAACTCTCAAAGATTTAAATTATAATCCTTATTCCAATCAGGCCAAAAAAACAATCTCTAATAAAGATTTTTCACAAAAATTTGAATATCTAAAAAATCAGGAAGAAAAAAGGGATACAGATAACAACTTTTATGTAGTGGGGCGTGTCAAACTCTTAAGGATGATGGGGAAGGCTTGTTTTGTCAATATTGAGGATGAAAGTGGAAATTTGCAGATCTATATTTCCCAAAATGATATTAAAGAACAATTTGATATTCTCAAAAAAACTCTTGAGGTTGGAGATTTTATTAATGTTTGTGGATTTCCATTTGTAACAAAAACAGGAGAATTAAGCCTCTATGCTTTAGAATATAAATTACTAACCAAGTCCATTGTCCCTCTACCAGAAAAATTTCACGGGCTTACAGACATAGAGCTACGATATAGACAAAGATATGTAGATCTTATTATGAATAGGGAAGTTAAAGAGACTTTTAAGCTTCGCAGTCAAATTATTTCAAAAGTGCGTAAGTTCTTTGAAGAAAAAGGGTTCTTAGAAGTGGAAACTCCAATGCTCCATCCTATACCTGGGGGAGCAAATGCTAGACCTTTTATCACACATCATAATGCACTTGATGCAGATAGATATCTAAGGATCGCCCCAGAGCTTTATTTAAAGCGTCTCATTGTTGGTGGATTTGAAGCAGTTTTTGAGATGAATAGAAATTTTAGAAATGAGGGAATGGATCATTCTCACAATCCAGAATTTACAATGATAGAGTTTTACTGGGCTTATAAGACCTATGAGGATTTAATCAAACTTACTAAAGAATTTTTTATCTATCTTTTAGATTCTCTAAACTTAGAGCACAAAATTACTTATGGTAACTATGAAATTGATTTTGATCATTTTGAAGTTATTGGATTTAAAGATGCTCTAGAAAAGATTGGCGGGATCCAAAGAGAAATTATAGAGAGTGAAGAAAAATTGAGAGATTTTCTAGTAAAAAATCAAATCAAAATCGAACCACAAATGGGCTATGGAAAACTACTTGGTGAGGCCTTTGATGCATTTGTAGAAGAAAAACTCATCAACCCTACTTTTATTACACAATATCCTATTGATATTAGCCCTCTTGCAAGACGCAATGATAATGATTATCAAATTGCAGATAGGTTTGAGCTTTTTATAGGCGGAAGAGAGATTTCTAATGGCTTTAGTGAGCTAAATGACCCTATTGATCAATTAGAAAGATTTAAACAACAAGTTAAAGAAAAAGAAGCAGGAGATGAAGAGGCCCAATATATGGATGAAGATTATGTCTGGGCTTTAGGCTATGGGATGCCTCCTACTGCAGGACAAGGTATAGGGATTGACCGCTTAGTAATGCTTCTTACAAATGCAAAAACAATCAAGGATGTTATTCTATTTCCTGCAATGAAAATAGTAAAATCAGATTCTGAAGATGATTCTTCAATCCTATAA
- a CDS encoding serine hydroxymethyltransferase encodes MAYYLEQTDKEIFLSIQKEFKRQNEHLEMIASENYTFPSVMEAVGSILTNKYAEGYPLKRYYSGCEFVDEIETIAIERAKKLFGCNFANVQPHSGSQANTAVYSALLKPYDKILGMDLSHGGHLTHGSKVSITGQMYQSFFYGVDLDGRINYDKLLEYANVIKPKIIVCGFSAYTRELDFKKFREIADSVGALLMGDIAHVAGLVVAQCYPNPFPYCDVVTTTTHKTLRGPRGGVILCNDEEIAQKINKAVFPGNQGGPLMHIIAGKAVGFGENLKPEWKTYAQQVKNNISEMAKVLINRGYDLVSGGTDNHLILMSFLNKDFSGKDADMALANAGITVNKNTVPGETRSPSVTSGIRIGSPALTARGMKEQEFIWIANKIADILDDIHNQKLQEDIKNQIKELGNKFPVYDKPIF; translated from the coding sequence ATGGCTTATTATTTAGAACAAACAGATAAGGAAATCTTTTTAAGCATCCAAAAGGAATTTAAAAGGCAAAATGAGCATCTAGAAATGATTGCTAGTGAAAACTATACCTTCCCTAGTGTTATGGAAGCTGTTGGAAGTATTCTAACCAACAAATACGCAGAAGGCTACCCTTTAAAAAGATACTATAGTGGTTGTGAATTTGTAGATGAAATTGAAACCATTGCAATTGAGCGTGCAAAAAAACTTTTTGGATGTAATTTTGCAAATGTCCAACCCCATTCTGGATCTCAAGCAAATACGGCTGTATATTCTGCACTACTTAAACCTTATGATAAGATTTTAGGGATGGATCTAAGCCATGGAGGGCACCTCACACACGGTTCAAAAGTAAGTATTACAGGTCAAATGTATCAGAGCTTCTTTTATGGTGTAGATCTTGATGGAAGAATTAACTATGACAAGCTTCTTGAATATGCAAATGTAATTAAACCCAAAATCATTGTTTGTGGCTTCTCAGCCTATACTAGAGAGTTAGATTTCAAAAAATTTAGAGAGATTGCAGATAGTGTTGGTGCATTGTTGATGGGTGATATTGCTCATGTGGCTGGTCTTGTAGTTGCACAATGCTACCCCAACCCTTTCCCATATTGTGATGTTGTCACTACAACTACGCATAAAACTCTAAGAGGCCCTAGAGGTGGGGTGATTTTATGCAATGATGAAGAAATTGCACAAAAAATCAACAAAGCTGTCTTTCCTGGTAATCAAGGAGGACCTTTAATGCATATCATAGCAGGCAAAGCTGTAGGTTTTGGTGAGAATCTTAAGCCTGAATGGAAAACTTATGCACAGCAAGTCAAAAACAATATCAGCGAAATGGCTAAGGTTTTAATCAATAGAGGCTATGATCTTGTAAGTGGTGGAACAGACAATCATCTTATTTTAATGAGTTTCTTAAATAAGGATTTTAGCGGAAAGGATGCGGATATGGCTCTTGCAAATGCAGGAATTACAGTAAATAAAAACACTGTTCCTGGCGAAACAAGAAGTCCTTCTGTGACAAGTGGTATTAGAATTGGATCTCCAGCATTAACAGCTAGAGGCATGAAGGAGCAAGAATTTATTTGGATTGCTAATAAAATCGCAGATATTTTGGATGATATTCATAACCAAAAATTACAAGAGGATATTAAAAATCAAATTAAAGAACTAGGAAATAAGTTTCCTGTTTATGATAAGCCAATCTTTTAA
- a CDS encoding CvpA family protein has translation MSYVDIVVLALVLILGARGFLSGLIHEVATLIGIVAGIFFASRLSGEMAVFFNQHIYNINSSSASLALGFIIVLSFFWIGFMMIGIVFSKLIRFTSLSLLDRLLGFVFSCVKSFCILSCIIYGISEIKFVKEIDFMQKLPQQSKIYDAMLDTARIIVRFDSVKEVEEKMQGLNKKVQKSIEQIQEKIQAPLQ, from the coding sequence ATGAGCTATGTTGATATTGTAGTTTTAGCACTTGTTTTAATTTTGGGCGCTAGGGGTTTTTTAAGTGGTCTTATACATGAAGTTGCAACACTAATTGGCATTGTTGCTGGGATATTTTTTGCTTCAAGGCTATCAGGTGAGATGGCAGTATTTTTTAATCAACACATCTATAATATCAATAGCTCCTCCGCCTCTCTTGCACTGGGCTTTATTATTGTATTGTCATTTTTTTGGATTGGCTTTATGATGATTGGGATTGTCTTTTCAAAACTCATCAGATTCACAAGTCTTAGTCTTTTAGACAGGCTTTTGGGTTTTGTATTTTCTTGTGTTAAGAGTTTTTGCATTCTCTCTTGCATTATCTATGGGATTAGCGAAATTAAATTTGTTAAAGAGATTGACTTTATGCAGAAATTGCCACAACAAAGTAAAATTTATGATGCTATGCTGGACACTGCTCGTATAATTGTACGATTTGATTCTGTTAAAGAGGTAGAAGAAAAGATGCAAGGATTAAACAAAAAAGTTCAAAAATCCATAGAACAAATCCAAGAAAAAATCCAAGCTCCACTTCAATAA
- a CDS encoding CCA tRNA nucleotidyltransferase: MMFLLPQNVLKIFDFLKDFEVYLIGGCVRDLLLHNKPKDFDFTTQATPKEMLEIFQKHKIKTIDIGIEFGTIALLLDNEVYEITTFREESVYKNFRKPESIKFSLSLLEDTKRRDFTCNAIAYHPQKGIIDYHNGQQDLKNKILRAIGDPKQRFLEDALRILRAIGFASRFDFEIEELTKQSMLENRELLSFISKERITAEWEKMLNAPFFAKTFPQFSPIFEVIFKDKISLPQKLSSDFCLRNAQILKDSKKLDFINLSKAKKEEIKAYMQWQISTHFKDKIAIKKMLSLYPREWVEKFLVQDEEKYKILQEIFEKNETYKIKDLKVNGSDLLAFKGKQRGEVLQDILDKVIRGELKNQREELLKHIARKLNSYHKATRKNTYKSR; this comes from the coding sequence ATGATGTTTTTATTACCACAAAATGTGCTAAAAATCTTTGATTTTCTAAAAGATTTTGAAGTATATTTGATAGGTGGTTGCGTTCGAGATTTATTACTTCATAATAAGCCTAAAGATTTTGATTTTACTACACAGGCTACACCCAAAGAAATGCTAGAAATTTTTCAAAAACATAAAATTAAAACAATAGATATTGGTATAGAGTTTGGAACAATTGCTCTGCTTTTGGATAATGAAGTTTATGAGATTACAACTTTTAGAGAAGAGAGTGTGTATAAGAATTTTAGAAAGCCAGAGAGCATCAAGTTTTCACTTAGTTTGCTAGAGGATACCAAGCGCAGAGATTTTACCTGCAATGCAATTGCTTATCACCCACAAAAAGGGATTATAGATTATCACAATGGGCAACAAGATTTAAAAAATAAAATTTTAAGAGCAATTGGAGATCCAAAGCAGAGATTCTTAGAAGATGCGCTTAGAATATTGCGTGCCATAGGTTTTGCTTCAAGGTTTGATTTTGAAATTGAAGAACTTACAAAACAATCTATGCTAGAAAATAGAGAACTTTTATCTTTTATTTCAAAGGAGCGTATTACAGCAGAATGGGAAAAAATGCTAAATGCACCATTTTTTGCAAAAACTTTTCCACAATTTAGTCCAATCTTTGAGGTCATCTTTAAAGATAAGATTTCTTTACCACAAAAGTTATCTAGTGATTTTTGTCTTAGAAATGCCCAGATTCTAAAAGATTCTAAAAAGCTAGATTTTATTAATCTCTCTAAAGCAAAAAAAGAAGAGATTAAAGCCTATATGCAGTGGCAAATCTCCACACATTTCAAAGATAAAATTGCAATTAAAAAAATGCTATCTCTCTATCCTAGAGAGTGGGTTGAGAAGTTTCTAGTTCAAGATGAGGAAAAATATAAGATCTTACAAGAGATTTTTGAGAAAAATGAAACCTATAAAATCAAAGATTTAAAGGTAAATGGTTCAGATTTATTAGCTTTTAAGGGCAAGCAAAGAGGTGAAGTATTGCAAGATATACTAGATAAAGTAATAAGGGGAGAATTGAAAAATCAAAGAGAAGAGTTATTAAAACATATTGCTAGAAAATTAAACTCCTATCATAAAGCCACCAGAAAAAATACATATAAGAGTAGGTAA